A window of the Hevea brasiliensis isolate MT/VB/25A 57/8 chromosome 6, ASM3005281v1, whole genome shotgun sequence genome harbors these coding sequences:
- the LOC110642044 gene encoding probable ribosome biogenesis protein RLP24 has protein sequence MRLEKCWFCSSTVYPGHGIQFVRNDAKIFRFCRSKCHKNFKMKRNPRKVKWTKAYRRLHGKDMTQDSTFEFERKRNRPERYDRNLAENTLKAIKKIDKVRSNREAKHIEKRMKVKKSKERREAAKELEQSIHLVKPPSVLAQDPSLTLPKIKVKVSQQQTEENHAMEE, from the exons ATGAGATTAGAGAAGTGTTGGTTCTGCTCCTCTACTGTATACCCGGGACATGGTATACAGTTTGTCCGTAATGATGCCAAG ATTTTTCGATTTTGTAGATCCAAATGCCACAAAAACTTTAAAATGAAGAGAAACCCCCGCAAGGTAAAATGGACCAAGGCCTACCGGCGTTTGCATGGAAAGGACATGACACAG GATTCAACCTTTGAGTTTGAGAGAAAGAGGAATAGGCCTGAGAGATATGATAGGAATCTTGCTGAGAATACTCTGAAGGCTATTAAGAAGATTGATAAAGTCAGATCTAACAGGGAAGCCAAACACATTGAAAAGAG GATGAAGGTCAAGAAAAGCAAGGAGCGGAGAGAGGCGGCAAAGGAATTGGAGCAGAGTATCCACTTGGTCAAACCTCCTTCAGTTCTTGCTCAAGATCCATCTCTCACATTGCCCAAGATCAAGGTCAAGGTCTCCCAACAGCAAACAGAGGAAAACCATGCAATGGAGGAGTGA
- the LOC110632848 gene encoding nucleobase-ascorbate transporter 12 isoform X2, with the protein MSNSDPKNRPKHGPWLPAPESSPLPPSSWAKRTGFRPKFSGETNASDSGQISLPTKPREQPDNQPDLEDGRGRAAPTKTAITPSPAAVNGTETAVPTENKDHTVKRRRDSDGGGAPKKESGHGANGQGPAGPTEGTRRATRNEEVVDVLPQAVEDDGFVGRHSHMKYELRDTPGLVPIGLYGFQHYLSMLGSLILIPLVIVPAMGGSYEDTSKVVSTVLFISGVTTLLHASFGSRLPLIQGPSFVFLAPALAIINSSEFQGLNGNSFKHIMKKLQGAIIIASTFQALLGYSGLMSVVSRLINPVVVAPTIAAVGLSFYSYGFPMVGTCLEIGVVQILLVIIFSLYLRKISVFGHRVFLIYAVPLGLAITWAAAFLLTEAGAYSYKGCDPNIPASNIISDHCRKHVSRMKHCRVDTSHALKSSPWFRFPYPLQWGTPVFEWKMALVMCVVSIIASVDSVGSYHASSLLVASRPPTRGVLSRGIGLEGLSSVLAGLWGTGTGSTTLTENVHTIAVTKMGSRRAVEIGACVLILLSLVGKVGGFIASIPEVMVAALLCFMWAMLAALGLSNLRYSEAGSSRNIIIVGLSLFFSLSVPAYFQQYGISPNSNVSVPSYFQPYIVASHGPFRSKYGGLNYFLNTLLSLNMVIAFLVAVILDNTVPGSRQERGVYIWSETEAARREPAVTKDYELPFRVGRIFRWVKWVGL; encoded by the exons ATGTCTAACTCCGACCCCAAAAACCGTCCCAAGCATGGTCCATGGCTGCCTGCGCCTGAATCTTCCCCATTACCGCCTTCTTCTTGGGCTAAGAGAACTGGGTTCCGGCCTAAGTTCTCAGGAGAGACCAATGCTAGTGATTCCGGTCAGATTTCCCTCCCCACGAAGCCCAGAGAGCAGCCTGATAATCAACCGGATCTTGAAGATGGTCGTGGGAGAGCAGCTCCGACGAAGACGGCTATTACACCATCACCAGCTGCTGTGAATGGCACTGAAACGGCGGTGCCAACTGAGAATAAAGATCATACGGTAAAGAGGAGGAGGGATTCTGATGGTGGTGGGGCTCCCAAGAAAGAGTCGGGTCATGGTGCTAATGGGCAGGGTCCGGCAGGGCCCACGGAGGGTACGAGAAGAGCCACGAGGAATGAGGAAGTGGTTGATGTGTTACCACAAGCTGTGGAGGATGATGGGTTTGTGGGAAGGCATTCCCATATGAAGTATGAGCTACGAGATACACCAGGACTGG TTCCCATTGGTCTATATGGGTTCCAGCATTACCTTTCGATGTTAGGTTCATTGATTCTCATTCCACTCGTCATAGTTCCTGCAATGGGGGGCTCTTAT GAGGATACTTCGAAGGTGGTGTCAACTGTGCTTTTCATTTCTGGAGTgaccacacttttgcatgcatcttTTGGATCCAGGTTGCCTTTGATACAAGGCCCATCATTTGTTTTCCTTGCTCCAGCATTAGCAATAATCAATTCCTCTGAGTTCCAAGGATTAAATGGAAAT AGTTTCAAACATATTATGAAGAAGCTACAGGGGGCTATAATTATTGCTTCAACTTTCCAAGCATTGCTTGGATATAGTGGTTTGATGTCAGTAGTTTCGAG GTTGATAAATCCAGTGGTTGTTGCCCCAACTATTGCTGCTGTTGGACTTTCATTTTATAGTTATGGTTTTCCAATGGTTGGAACCTGTCTTGAGATTGGTGTAGTCCAGATATTGCTGGTTATTATTTTTTCTCTT TATCTTCGGAAGATATCTGTTTTTGGTCATCGCGTTTTTCTCATTTATGCG GTTCCACTGGGGCTAGCAATCACATGGGCAGCTGCTTTCCTTCTGACTGAAGCAGGAGCCTATAGTTACAAAGGTTGTGATCCGAATATTCCAGCATCAAATATTATATCTGACCACTGCAGAAAGCATGTTTCCAGGATGAAGCACTGTCGAGTTGATACTTCTCATGCATTGAAATCTTCCCCTTGGTTTAGGTTTCCTTATCCCTTACAATGGGGTACTCCTGTCTTTGAGTGGAAAATGGCCCTTGTTATGTGTGTGGTGTCCATTATCGCATCTGTGGATTCG GTTGGATCATATCATGCGTCATCATTGTTGGTGGCATCTAGACCTCCAACCAGAGGTGTTCTTAGTAGAGGGATTGGCCTTGAAGGGCTTTCTAGTGTCTTGGCTGGTCTTTGGGGTACTGGAACTGGCTCCACAACTCTAACTGAGAATGTGCATACTATTGCTGTGACAAAAATGGGAAGCCGTAGAGCAGTTGAAATAGGTGCATGTGTTCTGATTCTCTTATCCCTTGTAG GTAAAGTTGGAGGCTTTATTGCTTCAATTCCTGAAGTAATGGTTGCTGCTCTCCTTTGCTTCATGTGGGCAATGCTTGCTGCACTAGGATTGTCAAATCTACGGTATAGCGAGGCTGGAAGCTCTCGGAATATAATCATAGTTGGGTTATCTTTATTTTTTTCACTTTCAGTACCTGCATATTTTCAGCAATATGGCATCTCCCCAAATAGTAATGTGTCTGTTCCAAGTTATTTTCAGCCTTATATCGTTGCCTCTCATGGACCATTCCGCAGCAAATATGGAGGG TTGAACTactttttaaacacattattatcttTAAATATGGTGATTGCATTCCTGGTGGCGGTTATCCTGGACAACACTGTACCTGGCAGTCGACAAGAGCGTGGAGTGTATATATGGTCTGAAACAGAGGCAGCAAGGAGGGAACCTGCTGTTACCAAAGACTATGAGTTGCCCTTCAGAGTTGGCAGAATTTTCAGATGGGTGAAATGGGTTGGGCTTTGA
- the LOC110632848 gene encoding nucleobase-ascorbate transporter 12 isoform X1, whose translation MSNSDPKNRPKHGPWLPAPESSPLPPSSWAKRTGFRPKFSGETNASDSGQISLPTKPREQPDNQPDLEDGRGRAAPTKTAITPSPAAVNGTETAVPTENKDHTVKRRRDSDGGGAPKKESGHGANGQGPAGPTEGTRRATRNEEVVDVLPQAVEDDGFVGRHSHMKYELRDTPGLVPIGLYGFQHYLSMLGSLILIPLVIVPAMGGSYEDTSKVVSTVLFISGVTTLLHASFGSRLPLIQGPSFVFLAPALAIINSSEFQGLNGNSFKHIMKKLQGAIIIASTFQALLGYSGLMSVVSRLINPVVVAPTIAAVGLSFYSYGFPMVGTCLEIGVVQILLVIIFSLYLRKISVFGHRVFLIYAVPLGLAITWAAAFLLTEAGAYSYKGCDPNIPASNIISDHCRKHVSRMKHCRVDTSHALKSSPWFRFPYPLQWGTPVFEWKMALVMCVVSIIASVDSVGSYHASSLLVASRPPTRGVLSRGIGLEGLSSVLAGLWGTGTGSTTLTENVHTIAVTKMGSRRAVEIGACVLILLSLVAGKVGGFIASIPEVMVAALLCFMWAMLAALGLSNLRYSEAGSSRNIIIVGLSLFFSLSVPAYFQQYGISPNSNVSVPSYFQPYIVASHGPFRSKYGGLNYFLNTLLSLNMVIAFLVAVILDNTVPGSRQERGVYIWSETEAARREPAVTKDYELPFRVGRIFRWVKWVGL comes from the exons ATGTCTAACTCCGACCCCAAAAACCGTCCCAAGCATGGTCCATGGCTGCCTGCGCCTGAATCTTCCCCATTACCGCCTTCTTCTTGGGCTAAGAGAACTGGGTTCCGGCCTAAGTTCTCAGGAGAGACCAATGCTAGTGATTCCGGTCAGATTTCCCTCCCCACGAAGCCCAGAGAGCAGCCTGATAATCAACCGGATCTTGAAGATGGTCGTGGGAGAGCAGCTCCGACGAAGACGGCTATTACACCATCACCAGCTGCTGTGAATGGCACTGAAACGGCGGTGCCAACTGAGAATAAAGATCATACGGTAAAGAGGAGGAGGGATTCTGATGGTGGTGGGGCTCCCAAGAAAGAGTCGGGTCATGGTGCTAATGGGCAGGGTCCGGCAGGGCCCACGGAGGGTACGAGAAGAGCCACGAGGAATGAGGAAGTGGTTGATGTGTTACCACAAGCTGTGGAGGATGATGGGTTTGTGGGAAGGCATTCCCATATGAAGTATGAGCTACGAGATACACCAGGACTGG TTCCCATTGGTCTATATGGGTTCCAGCATTACCTTTCGATGTTAGGTTCATTGATTCTCATTCCACTCGTCATAGTTCCTGCAATGGGGGGCTCTTAT GAGGATACTTCGAAGGTGGTGTCAACTGTGCTTTTCATTTCTGGAGTgaccacacttttgcatgcatcttTTGGATCCAGGTTGCCTTTGATACAAGGCCCATCATTTGTTTTCCTTGCTCCAGCATTAGCAATAATCAATTCCTCTGAGTTCCAAGGATTAAATGGAAAT AGTTTCAAACATATTATGAAGAAGCTACAGGGGGCTATAATTATTGCTTCAACTTTCCAAGCATTGCTTGGATATAGTGGTTTGATGTCAGTAGTTTCGAG GTTGATAAATCCAGTGGTTGTTGCCCCAACTATTGCTGCTGTTGGACTTTCATTTTATAGTTATGGTTTTCCAATGGTTGGAACCTGTCTTGAGATTGGTGTAGTCCAGATATTGCTGGTTATTATTTTTTCTCTT TATCTTCGGAAGATATCTGTTTTTGGTCATCGCGTTTTTCTCATTTATGCG GTTCCACTGGGGCTAGCAATCACATGGGCAGCTGCTTTCCTTCTGACTGAAGCAGGAGCCTATAGTTACAAAGGTTGTGATCCGAATATTCCAGCATCAAATATTATATCTGACCACTGCAGAAAGCATGTTTCCAGGATGAAGCACTGTCGAGTTGATACTTCTCATGCATTGAAATCTTCCCCTTGGTTTAGGTTTCCTTATCCCTTACAATGGGGTACTCCTGTCTTTGAGTGGAAAATGGCCCTTGTTATGTGTGTGGTGTCCATTATCGCATCTGTGGATTCG GTTGGATCATATCATGCGTCATCATTGTTGGTGGCATCTAGACCTCCAACCAGAGGTGTTCTTAGTAGAGGGATTGGCCTTGAAGGGCTTTCTAGTGTCTTGGCTGGTCTTTGGGGTACTGGAACTGGCTCCACAACTCTAACTGAGAATGTGCATACTATTGCTGTGACAAAAATGGGAAGCCGTAGAGCAGTTGAAATAGGTGCATGTGTTCTGATTCTCTTATCCCTTGTAG CAGGTAAAGTTGGAGGCTTTATTGCTTCAATTCCTGAAGTAATGGTTGCTGCTCTCCTTTGCTTCATGTGGGCAATGCTTGCTGCACTAGGATTGTCAAATCTACGGTATAGCGAGGCTGGAAGCTCTCGGAATATAATCATAGTTGGGTTATCTTTATTTTTTTCACTTTCAGTACCTGCATATTTTCAGCAATATGGCATCTCCCCAAATAGTAATGTGTCTGTTCCAAGTTATTTTCAGCCTTATATCGTTGCCTCTCATGGACCATTCCGCAGCAAATATGGAGGG TTGAACTactttttaaacacattattatcttTAAATATGGTGATTGCATTCCTGGTGGCGGTTATCCTGGACAACACTGTACCTGGCAGTCGACAAGAGCGTGGAGTGTATATATGGTCTGAAACAGAGGCAGCAAGGAGGGAACCTGCTGTTACCAAAGACTATGAGTTGCCCTTCAGAGTTGGCAGAATTTTCAGATGGGTGAAATGGGTTGGGCTTTGA
- the LOC110632857 gene encoding arogenate dehydratase 3: MMQAISPPSPLKLLVPTRPRLAPVTPNKLILHCIYRSDSVQLPNGVGSSRADWQSSCAILASKVVSQEQPTDKSSEDSRGADHVAAVNGHKASIDLGLVPLNKGSSDGHSNNKKPTKSLSITDLSPAPMHGSQLRVAYQGVPGAYSEAAAGKAYPNCEAIPCDQFDVVFQAVELWIADRAVLPAENSLGGSIHRNYDLLLRHNLHIVGEVQFPVHHCLLALPGVRKEYITRVISHPQALAQCELTLTELGLHAVREAVDDTAGAAEYIASNNLRNTAAIASARAAELYGLQILADGIQDDKSNVTRFLMLAREPIIPRTDRPFKTSIVFAHDKGTSVLFKVLSAFAFRNINLTKIESRPHRDCPIRLVDDASAGTAKHFEYMFYLDFEASMAEVRAQNALAEVQEFTSFLRVLGSYPMDMTPWCPSRSD; this comes from the coding sequence ATGATGCAGGCTATCTCCCCTCCATCTCCCCTCAAGTTATTAGTCCCAACTCGGCCTCGACTCGCTCCAGTCACCCCCAATAAACTCATTCTTCATTGCATCTATCGATCGGATTCTGTCCAATTGCCTAATGGAGTTGGCTCCAGTCGAGCTGATTGGCAAAGCTCTTGCGCCATATTAGCGAGCAAAGTCGTTTCCCAAGAGCAACCTACTGATAAATCTAGTGAAGATTCACGTGGTGCTGATCATGTTGCTGCTGTGAACGGGCACAAGGCCTCTATTGATCTTGGTTTAGTCCCTCTTAACAAAGGTTCTAGTGATGGCCACTCCAATAACAAAAAGCCAACGAAGTCGTTAAGTATCACCGACCTCTCACCGGCTCCTATGCACGGCTCTCAGCTCCGTGTTGCTTATCAAGGGGTTCCCGGCGCATATTCGGAGGCTGCAGCAGGAAAAGCTTATCCAAACTGTGAAGCCATCCCATGTGATCAATTTGACGTGGTTTTCCAGGCGGTGGAGCTTTGGATAGCAGATCGTGCAGTTTTACCAGCTGAGAATTCTCTAGGTGGATCAATTcatagaaattatgatttgctccTTCGCCACAACCTCCACATCGTCGGTGAAGTACAATTTCCAGTCCACCATTGTCTCTTAGCCCTACCCGGTGTCCGTAAGGAGTATATTACTCGAGTGATCTCTCACCCTCAAGCACTTGCACAATGTGAGCTAACGCTCACTGAACTCGGGCTGCATGCTGTCCGGGAGGCAGTAGATGACACGGCTGGCGCTGCAGAGTACATAGCCTCTAACAATCTCCGCAACACGGCAGCCATAGCCAGTGCACGCGCGGCAGAGCTGTACGGACTGCAAATACTAGCCGATGGTATCCAGGACGATAAAAGCAACGTTACGCGATTCTTGATGTTGGCTCGTGAGCCAATAATCCCTCGCACGGACCGTCCATTCAAGACAAGCATCGTGTTCGCACACGATAAGGGGACGAGCGTGCTTTTCAAGGTGCTATCAGCGTTCGCATTCCGCAACATCAACTTGACGAAGATCGAGTCACGGCCACACCGAGATTGCCCGATCAGGCTAGTGGACGATGCAAGTGCCGGGACGGCAAAGCACTTTGAGTACATGTTTTACTTGGATTTTGAAGCGTCGATGGCAGAAGTTAGGGCACAGAATGCATTGGCAGAGGTGCAGGAGTTCACTTCTTTCTTAAGGGTGTTGGGGAGCTATCCTATGGACATGACTCCTTGGTGCCCTTCAAGGAGTGATTGA